GCTACCTTTGGCATATTCAACAAAAACGCTGCTATGTTGCAAATTTCTGTTGTCATTCCTTTATATAATGCCGCACCTTATTTAGAAAAATGTGTCCAATCAGTACTTATACAGCCCGAAGTTGATGAAATACTGCTGGTAGATGACGGCTCAAAAGATGGCTCTTATGAACTTGCTGCTACACTTCAACAACAATACCCCCAACGTATTCGCCTGCTCACACACCCCAACCGCCAAAATTGTGGCACCGGAGCTACGCGCAACGTGGGCATCAAAGCGGCTCGCAACGAATGGATAGCCTTTTTGGATTCCGATGATTTTTATTTGCCACAGCGTTTTGCCGCCACCCGCACCGTAATAGAGCAATATCCTGATGCCGAAGGTGTGTATGAAGCACTGGGTACTCATTTTGAAGTACCCGAAGCCCGCGATATTTGGCAACGTAAATTCAACAAAAGCGTTTTGACTACTATTGAAAAAGAAGTAAGCCCCGAACAGCTTTTTCCTTTGATGATAAAAGGTATGAACGGACATTTTTCGGGCGATGCGCTCACAGTGCGCAAGTCGCTGCTGGAAAAAGTGGGTTATTATGCACACTCCACCATCGGAGAAGACACCCACCTCCACCTGCGCTTGGCAATGATAGGAAAACTCTACGGCGGAAACATCAAAGAAGCGGTAGCCCTGCGGCGGGTGCATTTATCCAACACTTACAGCGACCCCGCCTCTCAAAAAAAAATATTTACCCACTCCCTCCAGCACTTCGAACATCTTTTGGAATGGTCGGCGCAATATAAAGCAGATATACCGCTGCATTTCCGGCGTTTGCTTTTTGCGCGTTATGTGATAAAATCCGGCAAACTGCACAATAAATACACTCCATTTTGGCAGGGCAAAAAAACACAAGCCCAGCGTTATTTTTATTTTGTGCGCCGCTACCCCGAATTATTTTCTGTTTCGTCATTGGCGGCTTTGCTACTGATGCTGTTCCATACCTACGAAATAGCACATTATGCAGCTTCCAAAATTTTCCGTTAGCTTTGTCTGCCGAATTAATTATGAAATTCCAACGAATTTGCTTCATTTCCCCCAAATCCTACCCGCTTTTCAATCCGGCGGTGCGGGTTACTTTTGGGGGCGCAGAAGTACAAATGAGCCTGCTCGCCAAGCAATGGGCGAAGCAATATCCGCCCGCGCAGGTACACGCTATGGTTGCCGACTACGGACAAGCCGCCACCGAAGTGCGCGAGGGCGTTACTTTATGGAAATCTATTTGTTTTGATGATGCCCTACCAAAACAAATAACGGCTTTTTTCAAAGCATTCCGTCAAATCAACGCACAAGTGTATATACAACGCACTTTGAGTCCTTTTTCCGGTATCATTGCCGGCTATTGCAGAAAAAACGGAAAAAAAATGGTTTTTATGGTAGCACACGATGCCGAAGCCGATGGCACACACCCCGTTTTTAATAAAAAAACAGGTGGTTTTATGGCAAAATTGGTATATCGTTGGGCGCATTTGACCATCGTACAGAACGAATATGAATATGATTGTCTGAAAAAGAAATATCCAAATCTGCCTTTGGCAATACTGAAAAAAGGCTTGATATTACCCGCTTTATCGTTGCGCCCGCCGGCACAATACGATGCTGTGTGGGTGGGGCGTTGTGAGGCATGGAAAAACCCCGAAATATTTTTGCAACTCTGTGCCGCGCTGCCACAATACCGCTTTGCAATGGTATGCCCGCCCGCCACCGACCAAGTTATTTATTTTGAGCAGGTGCGTCAAAAAGCACAATCGCTGCACAATCTCGTTTTTTACGAACGCATGGAAAATACCGCCGTGGTGGGTTTGCTGCAGGAAAGCCGCATTTTTTGTCTTACCTCCGATTTGGAAGGCGACTGGCCGATGACGGTACTCGAAGCGGCTGCCTGCGGAGTTGCCGTTTTTTCGTATCGCCTCAATTATGCACATCTCATAGATACTTACAGCGGCGGCAGACATTTTGGCGGAAATTTTGAACAAATGAAGAATGAACTGTCGGCAGCTTTACAAAATGAGAATGATTTGAAACTTATGCAAGAAGGCGCACGCACTTTTGTTGAACAACACCACGATATTTCAGTACAAACCCAAAAACTGCATGAGCTACTTGAAAGCCTCTCATAATGCCGATTTTCGTTTAGATTTTATAGGCATTGGTGCTGCCAAAGCCGGCACTACCTGGCTCGCCGATGCCCTGCGCCAGCACCCGCAAGTATTTATTCCCGCAAAAAAAGAACTTTTTTATTTCAACCGCCTCAACGAAGAATATGAAGAAGTAGTAGAAAATGTGTGGAATAAAAAACCGCTTTCGTGGTATCAGGCTTTTTTTGATGAAGCTCAAGCACAACAGCGATGCGGCGAAATCTGCAATCCGTATTTGAGCGATGCAGCGGCTGCGCAAGCCATTTATCAATATAATCCGAATATTAAACTGCTGGCAGTATTGCGACAGCCTTTGGAACGGGCTTTTTCGCACTACAACTACAATCGTCACCGCCACCATGTGCAGTATCCGCCCTTTGAGAAAGCCGTGCAGCGACAGCCTTCATTTTTAAAACACGGACTCTATGCCGAACATTTGAGCCGCTATTATACACTGTTTCCAAAATCGCAAATCGGTGTGTTTTTTTATGAAGATATGAAAGCCGATGCACAACTATTTTATAAAAAAATATTGGATTTTTTAGAACTTGACGAATATTATCCGCCTGTTATTAGCCAAAAATCCAACGAAACCAAAACACCGCGCTTCAAGGCACTCAACCGCAGTATTGACAGCGTAAGACATTTTTTGCATCGCCGCAATCTTCATTTCATATTGCCGTTTTTGCGCAAAAGCGGCATTGCCCCCGCCGCCGAATGGATACGCGACCACCTCAATGCCCAAAAAAGTACCAAAAAAGATACGCTTGATACAAGAACCATTGAGTATCTGCAACCTTATTTTTCCGCCGATATAGATGAAAAAAAGGTGATAATATCTTAAAATCATGTTAAGACATAAAACCAAATTATACGCTTAAATTTATTTAACCTTTTAACTAACCCTATTTCAATTTTTATCATGAGAAAGGCGGATTTAATTTCTATTATCGCTGAAAAAACCGTTTTGGCCAAAGTAGATGTATTGGTATCGGTAGAAGCGTTTTTTAAAGAAACCAAAGAGGCTTTGAGTAGAGGCGACAACGTTTATATTCGAGGTTTTGGCAGTTTTGTTACTAAAAAACGCGCCCGTAAATTAGGCAGAAACATCAAAAAAAATGTAGCTGTTGAAATTCCTGAGCATTATATACCTTCCTTTAAGCCAGCAAAAACCTTCACAGAGGTTGTAAAGAAGAAAAATTCGATCATCAAACCGAAGAATGCTTCTAAAAAATCCAGCTCTGCAAAAGCCACCGAATAAAAAAAGAGGCGACTTTTGAGAAAAGAGATGGTGTAGAATTACCAATGAAATGACCTGTTTTAAGGAAAAAAACAAAAATTTCCTTGAAACAGGCTATTTTTTTGTGTATCTTAGCCCCTGAATTTCATTTTTGTATCAAATAGTGTTAAATCGTACTCAAATTATCTGGATTAGCATTTGTGCAGTTTTGTTATTGCTCACTTATTTGCTCGGCAGCCGCAAAATGCCCATAGAGATGGCGAAAGCGGAAATGCTCGCCAATAACAGAGCAGCAAAACAACAACAGGAAAATACCGATACAGGTATGCAAATAACCGATTTGCTGGAAACCTGGAAATCGCAATTGACAGCACCTGTGCAAGATACCCTGAAACCTTTGTTACAAGCAGTAAGCAACGAAACCAAAGACAGCACCGCCCTGCGTCGTTTACAACGTTTTTGGTACGGACAAAAAAATTTGGCTGCCTCTGCTTATTACGAACAACAAATTGCACAACAATACCCTTCGGCACACACGCACACACAAGCGGGCAAAGCTGCCTACGATGCTTTCACATTGCAAGGCGACAGCACTACACGCCCCGCTTTGGTGGACATGGCACTACAATCTTTTGAAAAATCTTTGGATTTAGAGCCTGAAAATTCAGAAAACAAGATTAATTTTGCACTCTGTTTGATTGAAGGCAAAAATGCCGTGATGCCCGGTGTACTCAAATTGCGCGAAGTAGTAGAAAAAGACTCTATGAATGTGCGAGCTAATTTGGTGTTGGGCAGATTGGCGATTATGTCGGGGCAAATGGATAAAGCCCTGCTTCGCTTTCAAACGGCTATCGGCGGCGATGCCAACAACTCGGAGGCGTACTATTATTTGGGCGATACTTTCGCCAAATTGGGCAGGCGCGAAGAGGCAATGGCGGCTTTTGAAAAATGCAGAGCCTTGATAAAAGACCCCGCCTTTGATAAAGAATTAGACAATTATATTAAAACATTATTTAATAACAAGTAAAATTATTCAACATTATGCCTTGCGGTAAAAAAAGAAAAAGACATAAAATTGCTACGCACAAGCGTAAAAAACGCCTCAGAAAAAACCGTCATAAAAAGAAAAAATAAACCATAATTTCATTAGTGGTTATTTTTTATAATGGTAAAATGATACGATAATACCATCATTACATGCATATAGGGTGCCTTCGGGCACTCTTTTTTTATATCTTATCGTATGTATATTTTTATTTAACAACAATACTTTTTACTTATTTGAAAAGTAATTTGTGTTTCGTTTATCATATTGGTCGTTTTTGAACCCGCTATATGAAACCCTATCTTAAAAACTTAGACGGATTGCGCTTTATAGCAGCACTGATGGTATTATTACAACATTGTGTGCTGTTTTTGAAAGAATATAACGGGACTACCAGTTTTTTTTATGAAAAATTTCGTTATTTGGGCGGATTTGGTGTGGGCTTGTTTTTTGTGTTGAGTGGTTTTTTAATCACTTACCTGATGCTGAAAGAGATAGAAAAAACAGGTCGGCTATCCATTAAAGATTTCATTATACGGCGTATTTTACGCATCTGGCCACTTTATTTTGCTTGGGGTTTGCTCGGTACGGTTTTAGCTCCTTTTGTGCTGCAAATATTCGGTATTGCTGAAATCAATATGAATGATATAGGACAAAATTTTCTATTTTTACTTTTCTTTGGCATCAACCTCCAATTGATATTTATGCCCTATAATCGAGGCATTATGGAAATATTGTGGTCGGTGTGTATTGAGGAGCATTTTTATTTGCTGTGGCCCTGGTGCTGGCGACAATTGTGGCGCAATTTCTGGGTGCTGATGGCAGTGATTATCAGCATTGGTTTTGCATCGCGCTTAGTGATGATTTGGGGCGAGGAGCATCACGCCTGGAATATGGCTTCGTATTATTTTACTTTGTGCCGCTTTGATATGTTCGCCTACGGAGCCATCGCCGCTTACGCACTGCACAAACGCGCACATATCCCCAAAATATTCAATTTTTTACAACAAAAACCCCTGCAAATTGCTGTTATTATTACGATTATGCTATATGCGGCGGCAGTTTTTGGAGTAGACAATATTTTTTACAATAATGTATGGATTAATTGTTTTTCGGGTATTTTATTCGCATATCTTATCCTCACCGCCACCCTCGAAAATAGCATTTTATCTTTAGAAAACCGCCAACTCCGCGAATTAGGCAAGGTTTCTTACGGTATTTATGTAATGCACCCCATTTTTTGCCATATCGCACTGCGCCTCGTAGGTAAAGTTGCTACATTTTTACCATTTCCTGTATTGTTGTTCAATTTTGCATTCCCCTTGCTGGCTCTTGCACTGAGTGTGCTGGCTGCTTTTATTTCGTATTATTATTTTGAAAGCTATTTTTTACGCCTTAAAAACAAATTCAGCCATTTGGTATAAATATTTTCAGCGCACACGGCGGCGTTTGTTGCGGCTGTAATCCTCAAAAATATAAGAACCCAAACCTTGCAAATCGCTGTAAAAGGCTTTCCCTTGATTGATTTCGGTGAATTCTTGTACAAATTCCTGTAAATAACTGTCTTGAGCTATCATAAAAGTAGTGACAGGAATACGAAGTTTGCGGCAATGAGCTGCCAACGTATAACATTTATTCAAAATTTTGGAATCCAAACCAAAACTGTTTTTATAATAACGGTTGCCTTCTTTCAGGCAGGTAGGTTTACCGTCCGTAATCATAAAAATATGTTTGTTGGGGTTTTTGCGGCGTTGCAATAGATTTATCGCCAACTCCAAACCCGCCACCGTGTTGGTATGGTAAGGTCCCACTTGCAAATACGGTAAATCTTTCACTGCTATCTGCCACGCATCATTTCCGAACACCAAAATATCCAAAGTATCTTTGGGATAAGTGAGGCGCATATATTCGGCAAGAGCCATTGCCACCTGTTTGGCGGGCGTGATGCGGTCTTCGCCGTACAATATCATCGAGTGCGAAATATCTATCATCAACACCACCGAACTTTGCGTTTTAAAATCATTTTCCTGTACTTCCAAATCGCTTTCTTCCAAATAAAAATGCTCCATTCCTTGCCGAATCTGCGCATTGCGCAGCGAGTCGCTCATGGCTATTTGCTCCAGCGTATCGCCAAACTGATAAGGTCGTCGCTCAGGATTGATTTCGTCGCCCTGCCCGCTGAAAGTGCTTTTGTGTCCGCCGCGCCGTCCTTTCTTCATTTTACCAAAAATATGCTCCAAAGATTGCCGCCTGATGGAAGCCTCCGTTTTTGACGTAATTTGGAACAGCCCCGTCTCATTATTTTCCTGCAAGTAGCCGTTTTTTTTCAAATCCTCAATAAAATCGCCCATACCGTAGCCGGAGGTGCTGATGCGATACTGACGGTCTAATTCCGTGAGCCACGACAAAGCCTCCGCCGCATCACCCGAAGTATGAACCAATAATTCTTTAAATAATTCCAGCAGTTGGTCAAAAACCGAACCCACCTTCACTGCTTCCTGATAAGCCGCAAACTGATAACCGTACATCATGGGGACAAATAATTTGAAATCGGACAACTTTGTTTTTTTAATCAAAAAAGTGTTCTAAAAAACCGACAAATAAGCTCTTTTTACATACTTTTAAATTTGAAAAATAAAAAAATATCGCAAAAATATTATCTCAATAATCATTGTTATTTTAAATAAATGAAACAACTAAATTATATCATAATCAAAAATTACACTTACCTTTGCAGGTTCATGCACAACAATATTAGCCTGATTTTTGTTGTGTACTGTCAATAATTTATTATAGAAAGTGTTTTATCATTTTTTTGATGTATTTCTTTCAATAATTTTTTTTAGCCATACACACACAGATACAATTTTTATATGTATAAACCTACCACACGCGTTGCCATTTTAGATATGTACGATAATGTACCCAATGAAGGTATGCGCTGTATTAAACAAATTCTTCACGATTATGCCGAAAAACGCAACATCAAAGTATTATTTGATGTATTTGATGTGCGCGGCAGCGAAGAAATAGCAGATTTGAGCTATGATATATACATATCTACTGGCGGTCCGGGCAGCCCCATTGACAGCGAAGGCAGCGAATGGGAAAAACGCTATTTTAATCTCGTTGATTCCATTCGTGCTTATAATTTGGTACAAGCCCCCGATCGCAAAAAATATGTTTTTTTGATTTGCCATTCCTTCCAGCTTTTTTGCCGCTACTACGGTTTGGGTACGGTATGCAAACGCCGTTCTACGTCTTTTGGTGTATTTCCGGTGCATCTGAGTAATTATGGAAAAATGGAACCTATTTTTGATAATCTCGCCGACCCCATTTATGTGGTGGATTCCAGAGATTGGCAGGTGGTACAACCCAATCAAGAGCAGATGGATAGCATGGGAGCTACGATTTTAGCCCTTGAAAAAGAACGCCCACACATAGATTTGGAGCGTTGTGTCATGTCTATGCGCTTCGATGATGCCATCATCGGCACACAATTTCACCCCGAAGCTGACCCCGAAGGTATGCTCCATTATTTAAAACGTGAAGACAAAAAACAATTGGTGATTGAGCAGCACGGTTTGAAAAAATACTTGGATACCATCGACCACTTGGACGATCCCGACAAAATTGTTCTTACACACAATACCATTTTACCCAATTTTTTGGATATAGTTATTCAGGTGCAGCAAGGTGCTTTGGTATAATTTGTAATAAAAAAGGAAATGTTTTTCCGGCAACATAACACAAAAAAGAGGTTTTTCTGAGCAAAAGCCTCTTTTTTTATTTGATTAGTGTCACATTGCCCTGTTGTGTAAGTGTTTGCGGTGTACCCGTTTCATCGGTGATGCTGTAGCGTATCCACCATATATATACTTCCATTTCACAAGATTTTTCCTGATAAGTACCGTCCCAACCTTGTGTAAGGTCATTGCTTTCAAACATAAGATTACCCCAACGGTCAAAGATTGAAAAACTGATTAAATCTACCGCACCATTGACCAAAGGCAACAATATATCATTATTTCCATCAGAATTGGGTGAAAATGCGGTGGGAACATATAATTGCCCTGCCACAGCCTCGTGTACTACCACCACGGCACTGTCTTGTGTAAAGCAGCCGTTTTCATTGCTGACGGTTAAAAAGTATTCAGCCGTTTCGGTGGGGATAACCAAGGGAGCAGCACAATCGTTACAACTCAAAAACGGCGACTCCTGCCATTGATATACAGCATTGGAAGCATTGGTTTGCGGCGAAAACTGCCACGTTTCACCCAATTGTATGGTGGCATCTCCTCCTATATTCAGCCAAATTTCTTCCGGCTCTTCAATCGTAATATCGGCAATACTACGGCAGCCCTGAGCATCTTCTACCTCTAAATGATAAGTTCCCGCCGTTAAATTTTCAAATATAGACGAACTTACCCAATCGGCATTATTCAAACTATATAAATAAGGTGGCGTTCCATTGAAAACATCTATTGAGATGGAGGCATTGTTATCGCCAAAACATTGCGGTATTTCCACAGAACTATCAAATTCCGGCAAAGGCAAAGCGACGATTCGGAAGCGGGTCAGTGAATCACAGCCCTGCAATGTAATACCTTGTGCAACAGAAATAGTATCGCCGATTTGATATGTTATATTATTATACAACAAAGTAGTGTTTTCGCAAATGGCGGTATCGGCGTATTGAATAACATTTAAAGCCGCATTGATATGAATATACACCAAGGAATCACAAGCGGCACTCGTACTTAAATACAAAGTATCGCTATCTCCGGCGTGATATAGCTTATTACCAATAAATATTTCGTCATTTATACAAATGCTGGTATCAATAGTAGTGGCGGCAAGCGAAAAAGATGTCACCGTCACCGTCACGAGCGAGTCGCAGCCGTTGGAAGCTACAAAAGGAAAAACCTGCGTGTCGCCGCCAAATAATTCAACGCCCTGAAAATTCACGCTTTCGCCTTCGCAGGTCGCGAGTTCTAAGGTGCCGCTCAAATTTTCTGTCTCAACAACCGTCACCGTCACTAATGAGTCGCAGCCGTTGGAAGCTACAAAAGGAAAAACTTGCGTGTCACCGCCAAATAGTTCAAGTCCTTGCACTGTTCCGCTTTTGCCTTCGCAGGTCGCGAGTTCTAAGGTGCCGCTCAAATTTTCTGTCTCAACAACCGTCACCGTCACTAATGAGTCGCAGCCGTTGGAAGCTACAAAAGGAAAAACTTGCGTGTCACCGCCAAATAGTTCAAGTCCTTGAAATGTTACGCTTTTGCCTTCGCAGGTCGCGAGTTCTAAGATGCCGCTTAAATTTTCTGTCTCAACAACCGTCACCGTCACTAATGAGTCGCAGCCGTTGGAAGCTACAAAAGGAAAAACCTGCGTGTCGCCGCCAAATAGTTCAACACCTTGAAAATTCACGCTTTCGCCTTCGCAGGTGGTGAGTTCCAAGGTGCCGCTCAAATTTTCTGTTTCAACAACCGTCACCGTCACGAGCGAGTCGCAGCCGTTGGAAGCTACAAAAGGAAAAACCTGCGTGTCGCCGCCAAATAGTTCAACACCTTGAAAATTCACGCTTTCGCCTTCGCAGGTGGTGAGTTCCAAGGTGCCGCTCAAATTTTCTGTTTCAACAACCGTCACCGTCACGAGCGAGTCGCAGCCGTTGGAAGCGACAAAGGGAAAAATTTGCGTGTCGCCGCCAAATAGTTCAACACCTTGAAAATTCACGCTTTCGCCTTCGCAGGTCGCGAGTTCTAAGATGCCGCTCAAATTTTCTGTCTCAACAACCGTCACCGTCACGAGCGAGTCGCAGCCGTTGGAAGCTACAAAAGGGAAAACTTGCGTGTCGCCGCCGGATAGTTCAAGTCCTTGAAATGTCACGCTTTCGCCTTCGCAGGTCGCGAGTTCTAAGGTGCCGCTCAGATTTTCTGTTTCAACAACTGTCACCGTCACTAATGAGTCGCAGCCGTTGGAAGCTACAAAAGGAAAAACTTGCGTGTCACCGCCGGATAGTTCAAGTCCTTGAAATGTCACGCTTTCGCCTTCGCAGATCGCGAGTTCTAAGATGCCGCTTAAATTTTCTGTTTCAACAACCGTCACCGTCACGAGCGAGTCGCAGCCGTTGGAAGCGACAAAAGGAAAAACTTGCGTGTCGCCGCCGGATAATTCAACGCCCTGAAATGTCACGCTTTCGCCTTCGCAGGTCGCGAGTTCTAAGGTGCCGCTTAAATTTTCTGTCTCAACAACCGTCACCGTCACGAGCGAGTCGCAGCCGTTGGAAGCGACAAAAGGGAAAACTTGTGTGTCGCCGCCAAATAATTCAACGCCCTGAAATGTCACGCTTTCGCCTTCGCAGGTCGCGAGTTCTAAGGTGCCGCTTAAATTTTCTGTCTCAACAACCGTCACCGTCACGAGCGAGTCGCAGCCGTTGGAAGCGACAAAGGGAAAAACTTGCGTGTCGCCGCCAAATAATTCAACGCCCTGAAAACTCACGCTTTCGCCTTCGCAGGTCGCAAGTTCTAAGGTACTACTTAAATTTTCTGTCTCAACAACCGTCACCGTCACGAGCGAGTCGCAACCGTTGGAAGCGACAAAGGGAAAAACTTGCGTGTCGCCGCCAAATAATTCAACGCCCTGAAAACTCACGCTTTCGCCTTCGCAGGTGGCGAGTTCCAAAGTGCCGCTTAAATTTTCTGTTTCAACAACTGTCACCGTCACGAGCGAGTCGCAGCCGTTGGAAGCGACAAAAGGAAAAACTTGCGTGTCGCCGCCTAATAATTCAACGCCCTGAAAACTTACGCTTTCGCCTTCGCATACAGACAAAGACTGTTCGCTTTCATAAGCAGGTAATTCTGCTACAAATACCGTCAATAGGGAGTCGCAGCCGTTTGCCGCTACCAATGTAAAAGTTTGAGTGCTGTTGGGATTTAATAATTCACCATTAAACCACACACCTTGTCCGGCACAAGATTGCAATTCTTGATAGACACTACTATTGGGCAATTCCGCCACTGTAAGCGTAAAAATAGAATCACAGCCATTAACAGCCTGCAAATTAAAAATTTTAGAAGTACCGGCAGCTATAGATTCTCCGTTAAATTCATAAGTATCACCGGCACAAGCAGATACTGTTTGCGAGCCATAAGCATTGGGCAGCGCACTTACTTGCAGCGTGACGGTAGAGTCGCAACCATAGCTATTCGTAAATAATTTGGAAGCACTTTCTCCCGTATAAACAGTTTGTCCGTACCATTGCAAACTACTGTTGCAAATGGCTGTATCTATTTGTATATTATGTATTGGTAATGTTGCTACCTGCACTACTACTATTGAATCGCAGCCTTCGGGCGTAGAAAATGTAAAAGTATGATTGCCTGATGCTATAGAAATATTATTAAAAACAATATAATCGCCTTGGCAAATAGTGGTATCTATATATACGGTAGGAGCAGATGCAGCAGTGATTTTAACTAAAAGTAAGGAGTCGCAATTATTTTTGTTTTTTAAAATGATAGTGGCATCATTACCTGCAATAATTTCCTGCCCGCCTATCCACAAAGAGCCACCTCCACATAAAGTTGTGTCAATAATAGTAGTATCGGCAGGATATTCCACGACCATTACATTGACCACAGAATAGCAGCCCGCCGCCGTTTGGAAATTAAAAGTATGATTACCCGCACTCAACGGAATATTGTTATACACTGCATTTTCGCCCTCGCAAGTATTGAGTGAGATATTTTGAGTGTAAGCAACTTGCTCGGCAACGGCGACCTGTATCAGAGAATCACACCCGTTTTTGGCAGTCAGGAGCGTATCCCACGAAGTACCGGCAGCAATATTATGTCCCATAAATGTATAATATTCGCCTTCGCAAGCTGTAAAGTTAAAGTTTTGATTACTGTTTGGCAAAGGTGATATATTATAAATAACAGTAGAATCACAACCATCACCGGTAAAAGTAATAGCATGATTATAAGTGCCCGGTGTAAGGATTTCGCCTTGCACTATCATAAAATCACCTGCACACAAAGCCGTATCCAATACGGTGGCTTGTGCATTTTTTTCTACAAAAATAATAAAAACTGTAGAGTCGCAACCTGCTGAACTGTTCAGATTTTGGGTAATACCTACATCAGACAGATCATATTGATTGCCCTGATAAGTGTAAATTTCGCCCGGGCACAGCGGAACTTGTACAGAATTATAATAGCTACTATATACCAACACATTATAAAATTGCGGAGCTGAAGCACCACATTCATTGA
The window above is part of the Sphingobacteriales bacterium genome. Proteins encoded here:
- a CDS encoding gliding motility-associated C-terminal domain-containing protein, producing the protein MFCAINGIIRFKYYYFLYLVLFCCSSLFQSVQACDNSGFSINGVPTLNPDGTVNVSFTVDIGVWSDGPGGTAGANGNTYGFFFETDVPIVSVSPTTFTNQGTTISSAISGMRVTWGQPFNLSAPIFVDINGSHLTLSATVVLASWPESWFGGGMEAAQGGICNTTLTMCDDAPAGVCYCPCGFSGPNNLQQFEGSFPFPNCGMPPSVTLTMDPSQIACENEPLPLTIQVNGADYVHWTVSNQPGLMSSNTAFLDTPSNSVTNLAHNFTYTITNPTTPYLSSLITVYAINECGASAPQFYNVLVYSSYYNSVQVPLCPGEIYTYQGNQYDLSDVGITQNLNSSAGCDSTVFIIFVEKNAQATVLDTALCAGDFMIVQGEILTPGTYNHAITFTGDGCDSTVIYNISPLPNSNQNFNFTACEGEYYTFMGHNIAAGTSWDTLLTAKNGCDSLIQVAVAEQVAYTQNISLNTCEGENAVYNNIPLSAGNHTFNFQTAAGCYSVVNVMVVEYPADTTIIDTTLCGGGSLWIGGQEIIAGNDATIILKNKNNCDSLLLVKITAASAPTVYIDTTICQGDYIVFNNISIASGNHTFTFSTPEGCDSIVVVQVATLPIHNIQIDTAICNSSLQWYGQTVYTGESASKLFTNSYGCDSTVTLQVSALPNAYGSQTVSACAGDTYEFNGESIAAGTSKIFNLQAVNGCDSIFTLTVAELPNSSVYQELQSCAGQGVWFNGELLNPNSTQTFTLVAANGCDSLLTVFVAELPAYESEQSLSVCEGESVSFQGVELLGGDTQVFPFVASNGCDSLVTVTVVETENLSGTLELATCEGESVSFQGVELFGGDTQVFPFVASNGCDSLVTVTVVETENLSSTLELATCEGESVSFQGVELFGGDTQVFPFVASNGCDSLVTVTVVETENLSGTLELATCEGESVTFQGVELFGGDTQVFPFVASNGCDSLVTVTVVETENLSGTLELATCEGESVTFQGVELSGGDTQVFPFVASNGCDSLVTVTVVETENLSGILELAICEGESVTFQGLELSGGDTQVFPFVASNGCDSLVTVTVVETENLSGTLELATCEGESVTFQGLELSGGDTQVFPFVASNGCDSLVTVTVVETENLSGILELATCEGESVNFQGVELFGGDTQIFPFVASNGCDSLVTVTVVETENLSGTLELTTCEGESVNFQGVELFGGDTQVFPFVASNGCDSLVTVTVVETENLSGTLELTTCEGESVNFQGVELFGGDTQVFPFVASNGCDSLVTVTVVETENLSGILELATCEGKSVTFQGLELFGGDTQVFPFVASNGCDSLVTVTVVETENLSGTLELATCEGKSGTVQGLELFGGDTQVFPFVASNGCDSLVTVTVVETENLSGTLELATCEGESVNFQGVELFGGDTQVFPFVASNGCDSLVTVTVTSFSLAATTIDTSICINDEIFIGNKLYHAGDSDTLYLSTSAACDSLVYIHINAALNVIQYADTAICENTTLLYNNITYQIGDTISVAQGITLQGCDSLTRFRIVALPLPEFDSSVEIPQCFGDNNASISIDVFNGTPPYLYSLNNADWVSSSIFENLTAGTYHLEVEDAQGCRSIADITIEEPEEIWLNIGGDATIQLGETWQFSPQTNASNAVYQWQESPFLSCNDCAAPLVIPTETAEYFLTVSNENGCFTQDSAVVVVHEAVAGQLYVPTAFSPNSDGNNDILLPLVNGAVDLISFSIFDRWGNLMFESNDLTQGWDGTYQEKSCEMEVYIWWIRYSITDETGTPQTLTQQGNVTLIK